From the genome of Suricata suricatta isolate VVHF042 chromosome 3, meerkat_22Aug2017_6uvM2_HiC, whole genome shotgun sequence, one region includes:
- the SLC27A3 gene encoding solute carrier family 27 member 3, producing GSARGRAGSPGFGKGAWGFASSIPRTVTGDSHPSPSRSEVVWRGEGGADGLWGGGLLGRRATPSPHSELLEAVEPDLPALRAMGLHLWAAGPETRLAGISDVMAEALAEADEPVPGYLSAPQSVMDTCLYIFTSGTTGLPKAARISHLKLLQCQGFYQLCGVRPEDVIYLALPLYHMSGSLLGIVGCLGIGATVVLKSKFSAGQFWGDCQQHGVTVFQYIGELCRYLVNQPPSEAERGHKVRLAVGSGLRPDTWERFVRRFGPLQVLETYGLTEGNIATFNYTGHPGAVGRASWLYKHVFPFSLIRYDVTTGEPIRDTRGRCVATSPGEPGLLVAPVSQQSPFLGYAGGPELGRGKLLKDVFRPGDVFFNTGDLLVCDNQGFLRFHDRTGDTFRWKGENVSTTEVAEALESLDFLQEVNVYGVTVPGHEGRAGMAALVLRPPQSLDLEQLYTHVSENLPPYAWPRFLRLQESLATTETFKQQKVRMIKEGFDPGVLSDPLYVLDRAGGAYLPLTPARYSALLAGDLRL from the exons GGCTCGGCGCGAGGCCGCGCCGGCTCGCCGGGATTTGGAAAGGGTGCTTGGGGGTTTGCGTCTTCGATTCCCAGAACGGTGACGGGAGATTCGCACCCTTCGCCCTCGCGAAGTGAGGTGGTGTGGAGGGGCGAGGGAGGCGCCGATGGGCTGTGGGGTGGAGGCCTTCTGGGCCGCCGAGCTACACCTTCACCCCATTCAGAGCTCCTGGAGGCCGTGGAGCCTGACCTGCCGGCCCTGAGAGCCATGGGGCTCCACCTTTGGGCTGCAGGCCCCGAAACCCGTCTTGCCGGAATCAGCGATGTGATGGCGGAGGCCTTGGCTGAAGCCGATGAGCCTGTGCCCGGGTACCTATCTGCCCCCCAGAGCGTAATGGACACGTGCCTGTACATCTTCACCTCTGGCACCACGG GCCTCCCCAAGGCTGCACGGATCAGCCATCTGAAGCTCCTGCAATGCCAGGGTTTCTACCAGCTGTGTGGTGTCCGCCCGGAGGATGTGATCTACCTCGCCCTCCCGCTCTACCACATGTCCGGCTCCCTGCTGGGCATCGTGGGCTGCCTGGGCATTG GGGCCACAGTGGTGCTCAAGTCCAAGTTCTCAGCTGGCCAGTTCTGGGGCGACTGCCAGCAGCACGGGGTGACCGTGTTCCAGTACATCGGGGAGTTATGCCGATACCTGGTCAACCAGCCCCCG AGCGAGGCGGAACGGGGGCATAAGGTCCGGCTGGCGGTGGGCAGCGGGCTGCGCCCAGACACCTGGGAGCGTTTTGTGCGGCGCTTCGGGCCCCTGCAGGTGCTAGAGACGTATGGCCTGACGGAGGGCAACATTGCCACTTTCAACTACACGGGACACCCGGGTGCCGTGGGGCGAGCTTCCTGGCTCTACAAG CatgtcttccccttctctttgaTTCGATATGATGTCACCACAGGGGAGCCGATTCGGGACACCCGGGGGCGCTGTGTGGCCACATCTCCAG GTGAGCCGGGGCTGCTGGTGGCCCCAGTGAGCCAGCAGTCCCCCTTCCTGGGCTACGCTGGGGGACCAGAGCTGGGCCGTGGGAAGCTGCTGAAGGATGTCTTCCGACCTGGAGATGTTTTCTTCAACACCGGGGACCTGCTGGTCTGTGACAACCAAGGCTTTCTTCGCTTCCATGATCGGACCGGAGACACATTCAG GTGGAAAGGGGAGAACGTGTCCACCACCGAGGTGGCAGAGGCCCTGGAATCCCTGGATTTTCTTCAGGAGGTGAATGTCTACGGAGTCACAGTGCCAG GACACGAAGGCAGGGCTGGCATGGCGGCCCTCGTTCTGCGTCCCCCCCAGTCTCTGGACCTCGAGCAGCTCTACACCCACGTGTCTGAGAACCTGCCGCCTTACGCCTGGCCCCGATTCCTGAGGCTCCAG GAGTCTCTGGCCACCACAGAAACCTTCAAGCAGCAGAAGGTTCGGATGATAAAGGAGGGTTTTGACCCGGGTGTGCTGTCTGACCCCCTCTACGTTCTGGACCGGGCTGGGGGCGCCTACCTGCCCCTCACACCTGCCCGGTACAGTGCCCTCCTGGCCGGGGACCTTCGCCTCTAA